The following coding sequences lie in one Vibrio spartinae genomic window:
- a CDS encoding chemotaxis protein, whose product MAKTVSKANQSQGMLMFTLNLKRQLFAIGTLKIREIVSYQPMTQIPYSHHNVVGTVTIRNMTIPVIDMAAAIGFRSIPPEEYQNCYLIVTDCLRTVVAFMVRSIEKIIECDWRSIESAPSTAGHNIFVTGITRYQDNIVQMLDVELLLSKIYPQYEATKIPILTDIEREKLKSFNILLVDDSSLARKQLADALDGINIPYEICKNGAEGLQLMRNRAEQGSPIDILVSDIEMPGLDGYELAFEIQNDDTLNHAYIILHTSLSSEICVDRARQVGAHQALEKFHATELVEAMLRGATKLQERAFSS is encoded by the coding sequence ATGGCGAAAACCGTTAGTAAAGCCAATCAATCGCAAGGGATGTTGATGTTTACACTCAATCTGAAACGTCAGCTGTTTGCTATTGGCACCTTAAAGATTCGAGAAATTGTGTCTTATCAACCGATGACACAAATCCCGTATTCTCATCACAATGTTGTTGGTACAGTTACCATTCGTAATATGACCATTCCAGTGATTGATATGGCCGCTGCCATTGGTTTCCGGTCAATTCCACCGGAGGAATATCAAAATTGTTATTTGATTGTCACCGACTGTCTGCGGACTGTCGTTGCATTTATGGTCCGGTCGATTGAAAAAATCATTGAATGTGACTGGCGCTCGATAGAGTCAGCACCATCAACGGCCGGACATAACATTTTTGTTACCGGCATCACGCGTTATCAGGATAATATCGTCCAAATGCTGGATGTCGAACTACTCCTGTCGAAGATATATCCACAATATGAAGCAACCAAAATTCCGATTCTGACGGATATAGAGCGAGAAAAACTCAAGTCCTTTAATATTTTACTCGTTGATGACTCGAGTCTGGCCCGAAAACAGTTAGCCGATGCCTTGGACGGCATCAATATCCCCTATGAAATTTGCAAGAACGGGGCAGAGGGTCTGCAATTAATGCGCAATCGGGCAGAACAAGGCTCCCCGATCGACATTCTGGTCAGCGATATCGAAATGCCGGGCCTTGACGGCTATGAGTTAGCGTTCGAAATCCAGAATGATGATACCCTGAACCATGCCTACATTATCCTCCATACCTCACTTTCCAGTGAGATCTGTGTTGATCGCGCCCGTCAGGTTGGCGCCCATCAAGCACTGGAAAAATTTCACGCGACCGAGTTAGTCGAAGCGATGCTCCGTGGGGCAACGAAATTGCAGGAGCGGGCTTTTAGCAGCTAA
- a CDS encoding acyl-CoA thioesterase codes for MTNNKRELTLRFLAEPSDVNFGGKVHGGAVMKWIDLAAYACSAAWSGKYCITAYAGGIRFVAPILVGNLVEVTAKIVYTGRTSMHVAIDVQASDPKLQENRLTTHCIVIMVAVDEDGKPSTVPEWLPVTPEDIALRESAIRLMNMRQEIGEEMEAHVQYLK; via the coding sequence ATGACAAATAATAAAAGAGAGCTCACACTGCGTTTTCTGGCTGAGCCCAGCGATGTAAACTTCGGCGGTAAAGTTCACGGGGGGGCCGTGATGAAGTGGATCGACTTAGCCGCTTATGCCTGCTCTGCGGCTTGGAGTGGAAAATACTGCATTACAGCCTATGCGGGAGGTATCCGGTTTGTTGCCCCGATTTTGGTTGGTAACCTCGTCGAAGTAACCGCCAAAATCGTCTATACCGGGCGAACATCCATGCATGTCGCGATCGACGTTCAGGCAAGTGACCCTAAATTGCAAGAAAATCGACTGACCACACACTGTATTGTGATTATGGTTGCTGTCGATGAAGATGGAAAACCAAGCACTGTACCAGAGTGGTTACCAGTCACACCGGAAGACATTGCACTCAGAGAGTCAGCAATTCGTTTAATGAATATGCGCCAAGAAATCGGCGAAGAAATGGAAGCCCATGTTCAATACCTGAAATAA
- the speG gene encoding spermidine N1-acetyltransferase: protein MKSELYLRALERQDLRFIHNLNNNRNIMSYWFEEPYESFDELEELYNKHIHDNAERRFVVENENKQLIGLVELIEINYIHRSAEFQIIITPEYQGRGYAIDLINKALDYSFTILNLHKIYLHVAIDNEVAIYLYRKAGFIEEGHLIGEFFINGRYQDVKRMYILQHDYLSKTKALSDLSE from the coding sequence ATGAAAAGTGAACTTTACCTACGGGCATTAGAACGTCAGGATCTCCGTTTTATTCACAATCTTAATAATAATAGAAATATCATGTCATATTGGTTTGAAGAACCGTATGAATCCTTTGATGAACTTGAAGAGTTGTATAACAAACATATTCACGACAATGCAGAAAGACGTTTTGTCGTAGAAAATGAAAATAAGCAGCTGATCGGTCTGGTTGAATTAATTGAGATCAACTACATTCACAGAAGCGCTGAGTTTCAGATCATTATTACCCCTGAATATCAGGGAAGAGGCTATGCGATAGATCTCATCAACAAAGCATTGGATTACTCATTTACCATTCTCAATCTGCACAAGATTTATCTGCACGTTGCTATCGACAATGAAGTGGCGATTTATTTGTATCGGAAAGCTGGTTTTATTGAAGAGGGGCATTTGATTGGAGAGTTCTTTATTAATGGGCGCTATCAGGATGTCAAACGGATGTATATTTTACAACATGACTATCTGAGCAAGACCAAAGCACTCTCAGATTTGTCAGAATAA
- a CDS encoding methyl-accepting chemotaxis protein, whose product MLFNRSLVKENEALKKELHMIKQMQDSLGKEMLTMTLDSNGLVSSVNSLFCKEMKYESQNVEGCKLTDMVPPKERSTGHYQRLSHALKDGKHWNGALQLLKGNSEESWLRAILQPIYNIDKQLEYFLLYASELTQTIRASREHEDMIAALLRSTAVIEFDLDGHVLTANDNFLRATSYKKEEIVGKHHRMFCEPGLYNSPEYESFWRELRKGNFISDRFKRIDKYGNTVWLEASYNPIHNNHGELYKVVKFASVITEQMNREKAISEAANIAYETSQLTDTQAAKAQIVIQDTIQTMEELEQQMIHACQGIKDLDELSKKVSDLVGNISGIADQTNLLALNAAIEAARAGDQGRGFAVVADEVRELALRTSKTTSEIVDVVSKNQKLTENAVGLIENGQQRAKDGLQLSNDAGVVMADIQDGAKKVVNAIEQFHQKL is encoded by the coding sequence ATGCTTTTTAACCGTTCCCTTGTCAAAGAAAATGAAGCCTTAAAAAAAGAGCTTCACATGATCAAACAGATGCAAGACAGCCTTGGCAAAGAAATGTTAACGATGACGCTGGACTCGAATGGTTTGGTGAGTTCGGTGAATTCGCTTTTTTGTAAAGAAATGAAATACGAGTCACAAAATGTCGAGGGATGTAAACTCACCGACATGGTGCCACCGAAAGAGCGTTCGACCGGACATTACCAACGCTTAAGTCATGCATTGAAAGACGGTAAGCATTGGAATGGTGCGTTGCAACTGCTGAAAGGGAACAGTGAAGAATCATGGTTACGGGCGATTTTGCAGCCAATCTACAATATTGATAAGCAGCTGGAATATTTTTTACTTTATGCTTCTGAACTCACCCAAACCATTCGCGCTTCAAGAGAGCATGAAGATATGATCGCAGCATTGCTGCGTTCGACGGCTGTGATTGAGTTTGATCTTGACGGGCATGTTCTGACAGCAAATGATAACTTTCTTCGCGCAACGAGTTATAAAAAAGAAGAAATTGTCGGTAAACATCACCGTATGTTCTGCGAACCTGGACTCTATAATTCTCCTGAATATGAGAGTTTTTGGCGTGAGCTGAGGAAAGGTAATTTTATCTCGGATCGATTTAAGCGAATCGATAAATATGGGAATACTGTGTGGTTGGAAGCGTCTTATAACCCGATTCACAACAACCATGGTGAACTCTATAAAGTTGTTAAATTTGCTTCTGTGATCACAGAACAGATGAATCGGGAAAAGGCCATCTCTGAAGCTGCAAACATTGCCTACGAAACATCCCAGTTAACTGATACACAGGCAGCAAAAGCACAGATTGTCATTCAGGATACGATTCAGACCATGGAAGAACTTGAACAGCAGATGATTCACGCCTGCCAAGGGATTAAGGATCTGGACGAGCTTTCTAAGAAGGTCAGTGATCTGGTGGGCAACATCAGCGGGATTGCCGATCAAACCAACTTACTTGCTTTGAATGCTGCCATTGAGGCAGCCAGAGCCGGTGATCAGGGGCGTGGCTTTGCTGTCGTCGCTGATGAAGTCAGGGAGCTTGCCTTACGCACCAGCAAAACCACTTCTGAAATTGTGGACGTGGTGTCCAAGAACCAAAAACTGACAGAAAATGCGGTTGGGCTGATTGAAAATGGCCAGCAGAGAGCGAAAGACGGGTTGCAGCTTTCGAATGATGCCGGGGTTGTGATGGCAGATATTCAGGATGGGGCGAAAAAAGTCGTGAATGCGATAGAGCAGTTCCATCAGAAACTGTAA
- a CDS encoding diguanylate cyclase: MRDVLFKKWTVIGFLVLLACILIVLVEFIFQRHQEVMRQEIQSRTTEELSIIRFKLEATILADIYVAKSLSTLTTVNASTVAESWEKVSQRIMEQGKYIRSLSLAPNDIIEYVYPLKENNKNKVVGLDFRTMPEQWKTVKQAHELKEIFIAGPVARGEDDQVIIARCPVFLDPPYNQFYWGVISVDIDIDSLLESLKVDEVLPGYDIAIRGKDSSGEQGAVFWGEPDVFQHAFAQEMIYFPHGSWSIAIAEQDNVNILDQVPWFQTNIVRVIGYLLLVFLIASFLVIYRLYDKSNRLSLYDELTHLPNRRYFMNELNRYFEREKRAKQPMGFALLCIDVNKFKTINDTHGHNVGDQVLVECARRIENAIRDNDCAARIGGDEFLVLLKGGEKGEDLRKIMDRVRHAVGVTPVICGELAIPVGISVGYTRYQPEMQSVNEMIHHADNEMYDEKYAS; this comes from the coding sequence ATGCGCGACGTTCTGTTCAAAAAATGGACAGTAATTGGTTTTCTTGTTTTACTTGCCTGTATTTTGATTGTGTTGGTTGAGTTTATTTTCCAGCGTCATCAAGAGGTGATGCGTCAAGAAATTCAAAGCCGGACAACAGAGGAACTTTCCATTATTCGATTTAAGCTGGAAGCGACAATTCTGGCCGATATTTATGTGGCGAAAAGTTTGTCAACGTTGACGACTGTGAATGCCAGCACCGTTGCTGAGAGTTGGGAAAAAGTCTCGCAACGCATTATGGAGCAAGGGAAATATATTCGATCACTGAGTCTTGCTCCCAATGATATTATTGAGTACGTCTATCCGTTGAAAGAAAACAACAAAAACAAAGTCGTCGGGTTGGATTTTCGGACGATGCCTGAGCAGTGGAAAACGGTTAAACAAGCGCATGAATTGAAAGAAATTTTTATTGCCGGTCCGGTTGCGCGGGGGGAAGACGATCAGGTGATTATTGCGCGCTGTCCGGTTTTTCTTGACCCGCCATATAATCAATTTTATTGGGGGGTGATCAGTGTCGATATTGATATCGATAGTTTGCTTGAGTCGCTTAAGGTTGACGAGGTTCTGCCCGGTTATGATATTGCAATCCGTGGGAAAGACAGTTCGGGAGAACAGGGCGCAGTGTTCTGGGGAGAACCTGATGTCTTTCAACATGCGTTTGCTCAGGAGATGATCTATTTTCCGCATGGCTCTTGGAGTATTGCCATTGCAGAACAAGACAACGTCAATATTCTTGATCAAGTCCCTTGGTTTCAGACTAATATTGTGCGCGTGATTGGTTATCTGTTACTGGTGTTTCTCATCGCTTCTTTTCTGGTGATTTATCGTCTTTACGATAAATCAAATCGCCTTTCTCTGTATGATGAACTGACTCATCTTCCGAATCGCCGTTATTTTATGAATGAACTGAATCGGTATTTCGAGCGAGAAAAGCGAGCCAAGCAACCGATGGGATTTGCCTTATTGTGTATTGATGTGAATAAATTCAAAACGATCAATGATACCCATGGACATAATGTCGGGGATCAGGTGCTGGTGGAGTGTGCCCGACGGATTGAAAATGCGATTCGGGACAACGATTGTGCAGCGCGTATTGGTGGTGACGAATTTTTAGTCTTGTTGAAAGGCGGTGAAAAAGGGGAAGATTTACGGAAAATTATGGATCGAGTGCGTCATGCGGTTGGCGTGACCCCCGTGATCTGTGGTGAGCTCGCAATCCCGGTTGGCATCAGTGTCGGTTATACACGCTACCAACCAGAAATGCAGAGTGTTAACGAAATGATTCATCATGCTGATAATGAAATGTACGATGAAAAATACGCGTCCTGA
- the ppiC gene encoding peptidylprolyl isomerase PpiC, giving the protein MAKTAAALHILVKHQNQAEDILQQLKKGAKFQTLARKYSLCPSGKKGGDLGEFRQGQMVPAFDKACFRGEVLKPQIVKTKFGWHVIKVLYRT; this is encoded by the coding sequence ATGGCAAAAACAGCAGCAGCGTTGCATATTCTGGTAAAACATCAGAATCAGGCTGAAGATATTCTACAGCAGCTTAAGAAAGGTGCTAAATTTCAAACGCTTGCCCGAAAATATTCTTTGTGTCCTTCCGGCAAGAAAGGAGGAGATCTGGGGGAGTTTCGTCAGGGACAAATGGTGCCCGCATTTGACAAAGCTTGCTTTCGTGGGGAAGTTCTCAAACCTCAGATTGTCAAAACCAAATTTGGCTGGCACGTGATTAAGGTGCTGTATCGGACGTGA
- a CDS encoding NUDIX hydrolase: MIVTIDMVCLRLSDDGIQVLLVKRNNPERPDFGMWAIPGGWVYDEDFTARGGEPADEDFEAARRRICRQKVHTYPNFISDPLVDGNPKRNPNGWSVSISHYALLNRSNIRQIEAAGMDRNRLDWFDLSLVLQGQMTLAFDHSAQIQHAWTKLRAAVEYTSVVLFFLEKEFLVAEIIDAYAKFGVEVNRMTIKRRLINSEVIVSTNKIAAPNKGRGRGGKPATVYRLANNEVSYFQTCLRG; this comes from the coding sequence ATGATTGTAACTATCGATATGGTCTGCCTTCGTTTATCTGATGACGGCATTCAAGTTTTGCTGGTAAAACGGAATAATCCTGAGCGTCCGGATTTTGGGATGTGGGCGATCCCCGGAGGCTGGGTATACGACGAAGATTTTACCGCGCGTGGTGGGGAGCCTGCCGATGAAGATTTTGAAGCAGCACGTCGCCGAATTTGCCGACAAAAAGTGCATACATATCCTAATTTTATCAGTGACCCTTTGGTTGACGGTAATCCAAAGCGTAATCCAAATGGCTGGAGTGTCAGTATTTCCCATTATGCTTTGCTGAATCGCTCGAATATCAGACAAATTGAAGCTGCCGGAATGGATCGTAATCGTCTTGACTGGTTTGATTTGAGCCTTGTTTTACAGGGACAGATGACGCTGGCTTTTGACCATTCAGCTCAGATTCAACATGCATGGACCAAATTACGGGCAGCCGTCGAATATACTTCAGTCGTGCTCTTTTTTCTGGAAAAAGAGTTCCTGGTCGCAGAAATCATCGATGCTTATGCGAAGTTCGGGGTTGAAGTGAATCGGATGACGATTAAACGGCGGTTGATTAACTCAGAAGTGATTGTGAGTACAAATAAAATTGCGGCCCCGAATAAAGGTCGTGGACGGGGTGGAAAGCCCGCAACAGTCTATCGGCTGGCAAACAATGAAGTCAGCTACTTTCAGACTTGTCTGAGGGGCTAG
- a CDS encoding DUF3612 domain-containing protein produces the protein MTASKSLIRQSHFLGTKVRNLRKRNHLTMEDLSSRCIRLNPEYAPSVSYLSMIERGKRVPSIDMLTVIAEVFQKSPQWFLDDQPEQIDITPDRGSRGGINGMALEPSFLFSQDILQIAIPEMLSQTGITGRQFAQLLIRAHQESLQNHFPDLERAAENIGLKKLNLTVEDLTDIARHLGLAIHWFSQAPQDVQDELGLSAKQLVTSYFESPNGIYLNEVMKHHPTRLKYDLAVYIGHNILHSKEGCKTVLSIGHTSSWEDMANPQTSYELNSKDILQAWRDFESSFFAGALLCPKVPFRQLLDRNGYEISVHQKVGVSPSVAMRRMTVVSPYPYWHYFDAYGEGKLKAVYRGNGIPLPWGNMRTVNDPCQHWAVFRQLKHPQSSSSAQISLLNVGDEPRIYCCESLNLVDPAGNNRVLCAGIDLNPAINAQGGDARQMAMELKESCVRNGGMSAIPSAIQNELTTLAKILNIKWIERGIVNDARLICPRGSVCPRKPSCYTAPDNIIVTDQ, from the coding sequence ATGACCGCATCTAAAAGCTTAATTCGACAGTCTCACTTTCTGGGCACCAAAGTCAGAAATTTGAGGAAACGAAATCATCTGACAATGGAAGATTTATCATCTCGTTGCATTCGTCTGAATCCTGAATATGCCCCCTCGGTGTCTTATCTCTCGATGATTGAACGGGGGAAACGGGTGCCGAGTATCGACATGCTCACGGTGATCGCGGAAGTCTTCCAAAAAAGTCCACAGTGGTTTCTCGACGACCAACCGGAACAGATCGATATCACCCCGGATAGAGGAAGTCGGGGGGGCATCAACGGGATGGCATTAGAGCCCAGCTTTCTGTTTTCACAAGACATTCTCCAGATTGCAATCCCGGAGATGTTGTCTCAGACAGGCATTACCGGTCGTCAGTTCGCCCAACTACTCATCCGGGCACATCAAGAAAGCCTGCAGAATCATTTCCCGGATCTGGAGCGTGCAGCAGAGAACATCGGACTCAAGAAACTGAATCTGACTGTTGAGGATCTGACGGATATTGCCAGACATTTGGGGCTCGCGATCCACTGGTTTTCACAAGCGCCTCAAGATGTGCAAGATGAGTTGGGGCTCAGTGCCAAACAGTTAGTCACATCTTATTTCGAATCACCGAACGGGATTTACCTCAATGAGGTCATGAAACATCATCCGACTCGTCTCAAGTATGATCTCGCGGTATACATCGGTCACAACATTCTTCACAGCAAGGAGGGCTGTAAAACCGTTCTCTCTATCGGTCATACCAGTAGCTGGGAAGATATGGCAAATCCACAAACCAGTTATGAGCTCAACTCAAAAGATATCCTACAGGCTTGGCGAGATTTCGAATCCAGCTTTTTTGCCGGTGCACTGCTCTGCCCGAAAGTCCCATTCCGGCAATTGCTGGATCGCAATGGCTATGAGATCAGCGTCCATCAGAAAGTCGGTGTGTCACCATCCGTCGCCATGCGCAGAATGACGGTGGTCTCTCCTTATCCTTACTGGCATTACTTTGATGCCTATGGAGAAGGGAAGCTCAAAGCTGTCTACCGTGGCAACGGGATTCCACTCCCTTGGGGCAATATGAGGACAGTCAACGATCCCTGCCAACACTGGGCAGTCTTTCGGCAACTGAAACATCCACAGTCATCCAGCTCTGCGCAAATATCACTGCTTAATGTCGGGGATGAGCCCAGAATCTACTGTTGTGAATCGCTGAATCTCGTTGATCCCGCGGGGAATAACCGGGTGCTATGTGCCGGCATTGATCTGAACCCAGCGATCAATGCTCAGGGAGGAGATGCCCGGCAAATGGCGATGGAACTGAAAGAATCTTGTGTCAGAAACGGCGGGATGTCAGCCATACCGTCAGCGATTCAGAATGAACTGACGACACTGGCGAAAATACTCAATATCAAGTGGATAGAACGCGGTATCGTCAACGATGCCCGGTTAATCTGCCCCAGAGGAAGTGTCTGTCCCCGGAAGCCAAGCTGCTACACTGCACCCGACAATATAATTGTGACTGACCAATAA
- a CDS encoding DUF3541 domain-containing protein — protein sequence MLNKCGIASILFIIFICQSIAAPNTQIGTPTANEATTFPPSYQDSADQIAEYYEQRLYTLPAFKAGHYALRMYRQTLDNKYAAGIWQDMARVASTLNHFANDVTTPEAIYLYSQQRLSSYKGRQGERSRLRFSVTKHHPEYIYLGVDLLSAMARADEYGLKHKHDKRLRQVLRKYDFSLYATDPQMIRAWAAQLANQVFWLRQLGEQDVVEAFIQAFRKTYPDDQDKALSKQQYENKIYGMTHIIIAASGYYQHPVSAADYQWIYHYFRTNIETIIARTKPDVIAEVGLSFLLAGLDKDPVVTQTRQAIQAAIPPLKQMIPSGKDDFNLALGEHRNLLAIMLLGWQRPHAAPKYDQNPAIFRDLPYGLEPKQAAQDQNQKTDDG from the coding sequence ATGTTAAATAAATGTGGCATAGCTTCAATTTTATTCATCATATTTATCTGTCAGAGTATTGCGGCACCGAATACGCAGATTGGAACGCCCACTGCAAATGAAGCGACTACATTTCCCCCCAGTTATCAGGATTCCGCAGATCAAATCGCTGAATATTATGAGCAGCGCCTCTATACACTACCGGCCTTCAAAGCAGGGCATTACGCACTACGGATGTACCGACAAACCTTAGATAACAAGTATGCTGCGGGGATTTGGCAGGATATGGCCAGAGTTGCCAGTACACTGAATCACTTCGCTAACGATGTCACCACACCTGAAGCGATTTATCTGTACTCTCAACAACGCCTGTCCTCTTATAAAGGGCGTCAAGGTGAGCGGTCCCGGTTACGGTTCTCGGTAACAAAACATCATCCGGAATATATTTACTTAGGCGTTGATTTACTCAGTGCGATGGCTCGGGCAGATGAATATGGTCTGAAGCACAAACATGACAAGCGGCTGCGTCAGGTTTTGCGTAAATATGATTTCAGTCTGTACGCGACCGATCCGCAGATGATCAGGGCGTGGGCAGCCCAATTAGCCAACCAAGTGTTCTGGCTCAGACAATTGGGTGAACAGGATGTCGTAGAAGCGTTTATTCAAGCATTTCGGAAAACGTATCCGGATGATCAGGACAAAGCACTGTCCAAGCAGCAGTATGAAAATAAGATTTACGGCATGACGCACATCATCATTGCAGCTTCAGGTTATTATCAGCATCCCGTCTCAGCAGCAGATTATCAATGGATTTACCACTATTTTCGTACCAATATAGAAACCATTATTGCACGGACAAAACCGGATGTGATTGCAGAAGTCGGACTGAGCTTTTTGCTTGCCGGGCTGGACAAGGATCCGGTCGTCACGCAGACCAGACAGGCGATTCAAGCAGCGATTCCGCCATTAAAGCAGATGATCCCTTCGGGAAAAGATGACTTCAATCTGGCACTGGGTGAACATCGTAATCTACTCGCAATTATGCTACTGGGATGGCAACGACCCCACGCAGCACCGAAATATGACCAAAATCCGGCAATATTCAGAGATCTCCCATATGGGCTCGAGCCCAAACAAGCTGCGCAAGATCAAAACCAAAAAACGGATGACGGCTAA
- a CDS encoding aldolase/citrate lyase/malate synthase family protein: protein MPMLQSSLETDRPLKSNDSSYEQQSGQFITEMVMSVESLGAGQTQEKQLQAKQLLDQLFPLHEGSHRDVTGYVIDYHHLMAYFEDGRHTGLRYPQHFVAYLGDRNGPEAILFRNGDGCHVEVTLGNGKGTGMPELVLVDDIQLETYTHLNSVASESHATLGLRHWVSLVRADGQGHPQVCSENKEYQSKDEADYQLGISFHLNSFSA from the coding sequence ATGCCAATGTTACAGAGTTCGTTAGAGACGGATCGGCCGTTAAAATCAAATGACTCATCATATGAGCAACAGTCAGGTCAGTTTATTACCGAGATGGTCATGTCCGTGGAGTCGTTGGGGGCAGGACAGACACAAGAAAAACAACTTCAGGCGAAGCAGTTACTTGACCAGCTTTTCCCGTTGCATGAAGGATCGCATCGTGATGTGACTGGTTATGTGATCGATTATCATCACTTGATGGCTTATTTTGAGGACGGACGTCATACCGGACTTCGTTATCCGCAACATTTCGTTGCCTACCTCGGGGATCGCAATGGTCCGGAAGCGATTTTGTTTCGTAATGGCGATGGATGTCACGTTGAAGTCACGCTGGGGAATGGCAAAGGAACGGGAATGCCGGAACTGGTTTTGGTTGATGACATTCAATTGGAAACTTATACCCACTTGAACTCCGTTGCTTCAGAAAGTCATGCAACGTTAGGTCTTCGTCATTGGGTCAGTTTGGTGAGAGCTGATGGACAAGGGCATCCTCAGGTGTGCAGCGAAAATAAAGAATATCAGTCTAAAGATGAAGCGGATTATCAGTTGGGTATCAGTTTCCATCTTAACTCATTCAGTGCTTGA
- a CDS encoding LysR substrate-binding domain-containing protein, translating to MADKQNILANLYTFSVVAKFLSFTLAAEELCLTQGAVSQRIKKLEADLGFTLFVRLTRKLELTEDGHRMLRTLTSSLSNIFTEVDDIRFNELRGELYIGIAPTFAHLWLVPKMAEFQRLYPYLDVKMRVKASKLDFHNQPVDIAIYYGNETHPNFYHIRLFDENLVPVCTPEYAQRLNLYESESRLKEATFLHCTESLEFLSPLSEWQHWFSATGRSAGILKHKYVFNHEELTMVAARNSMGIALGRYHTIQSYLESGALVSLFERVPSGYGYDLICPKGHETRPKLQAFLNWIKKYIDCYGTDND from the coding sequence ATGGCAGATAAGCAAAATATCTTAGCAAACCTTTATACTTTCAGTGTTGTAGCCAAGTTTTTAAGTTTTACATTAGCAGCAGAAGAATTGTGCCTGACTCAGGGAGCGGTCAGCCAAAGAATTAAAAAGCTTGAAGCCGATCTTGGTTTCACACTTTTTGTTCGTCTCACAAGAAAGCTCGAGCTGACTGAAGATGGTCACCGAATGCTCAGGACACTGACCTCCTCTCTGTCAAATATCTTCACTGAAGTTGACGATATTCGCTTCAATGAATTAAGAGGAGAATTGTATATTGGGATCGCGCCAACATTTGCCCACTTATGGTTAGTCCCTAAAATGGCTGAATTTCAACGTTTATATCCTTATCTGGATGTAAAGATGCGGGTCAAGGCAAGTAAACTGGACTTCCATAATCAACCGGTTGATATCGCGATTTACTATGGTAATGAAACGCATCCAAATTTTTATCACATCCGGCTGTTTGATGAAAACTTGGTTCCTGTATGTACTCCTGAATATGCACAACGTCTGAATTTATATGAAAGTGAATCACGCCTGAAAGAAGCCACTTTTCTGCATTGCACCGAGTCGTTAGAATTTTTATCGCCCTTAAGTGAATGGCAGCATTGGTTCAGTGCGACGGGTAGAAGCGCCGGTATTTTAAAACATAAGTATGTATTTAATCATGAAGAACTAACGATGGTTGCCGCTCGAAATTCAATGGGCATCGCCTTAGGCCGCTACCATACGATTCAATCGTACCTTGAAAGTGGTGCCTTGGTTTCACTATTTGAACGAGTCCCATCAGGGTATGGCTATGATTTAATTTGTCCTAAAGGTCATGAAACACGGCCTAAATTACAGGCCTTTTTAAATTGGATTAAAAAATATATTGATTGCTATGGCACTGATAATGATTAA